The Francisella salimarina genome has a segment encoding these proteins:
- a CDS encoding TSUP family transporter, protein MVEFFSEHFYILCLFVVSMGFLASFIDAIAGGGGLISIPALSMTGLPIVTVLGTNKFQASIGTAMAVLKYYKSGLINIKTVLRGLIAGFIGACLGTILTLVIHNDFMNTLVPILLIVVFIFSILNKNLGVNQGKKRMSEVTFFTIFGFILGAYDGFFGPGTGNFWIIAIVYFLGYTFLQASGYAKVLNLKSNLFSLAVFALSGQVNIAFGLLMAVGSFFGGIVGSRMVILKGSKLVRPIFIVVVGFSILMMLF, encoded by the coding sequence ATGGTTGAATTTTTTTCCGAGCATTTTTATATTTTATGTCTATTTGTTGTATCTATGGGTTTTTTGGCAAGTTTCATTGATGCTATAGCTGGAGGTGGGGGGTTGATAAGTATACCAGCTCTAAGTATGACAGGTTTGCCAATTGTAACAGTACTAGGTACAAATAAGTTTCAAGCTAGTATTGGTACAGCCATGGCGGTGTTGAAATATTATAAAAGTGGTTTGATTAACATCAAAACAGTTCTAAGAGGACTTATTGCAGGATTTATTGGTGCTTGTTTGGGCACTATATTAACCTTGGTTATTCATAATGATTTTATGAATACTTTGGTTCCGATTCTTTTGATAGTTGTTTTTATCTTTAGTATTTTGAATAAAAACTTAGGTGTTAATCAAGGTAAAAAAAGAATGTCAGAGGTGACTTTTTTTACAATATTTGGTTTTATACTGGGTGCTTATGATGGCTTTTTTGGTCCCGGAACAGGTAATTTTTGGATTATCGCTATAGTTTATTTTCTTGGTTATACATTTTTACAGGCATCAGGATACGCGAAAGTTCTTAATCTAAAAAGTAATCTATTTTCTTTAGCTGTATTTGCTTTATCTGGTCAGGTAAATATAGCATTTGGATTGTTAATGGCTGTTGGTAGTTTCTTTGGTGGGATTGTTGGTTCGAGAATGGTTATACTTAAAGGTTCAAAATTAGTGCGACCAATATTTATAGTAGTTGTTGGTTTTAGTATATTGATGATGCTATTTTAG
- a CDS encoding CD3072 family TudS-related putative desulfidase, translating into MFDTDNRSKRILFMSHCLLNQNVKLDHLASRPGALPLVMGEIINSGVGIVQMPCPELLGLGIDRQCIKDTTADDIKSEKTRVSKLMANQKQLCIDLAKHVILQLKQYKTYNFEIVGILGVNMSPTCGVETTWADDQEVAGNGIFIKTLKEELAKENIQINFTGIIPPQIEDSVKRVKSFLNE; encoded by the coding sequence ATGTTTGATACAGATAACAGAAGCAAAAGAATACTCTTCATGTCACACTGCTTATTAAATCAAAATGTAAAATTAGATCATCTCGCATCTAGACCTGGCGCACTTCCTTTAGTAATGGGAGAAATAATAAATTCTGGAGTTGGGATTGTACAGATGCCATGTCCAGAGTTATTAGGACTAGGGATTGATAGACAGTGTATTAAAGATACTACTGCTGATGATATTAAGAGTGAAAAGACAAGAGTTTCAAAACTTATGGCAAATCAAAAACAACTTTGTATAGATTTAGCTAAACACGTCATACTCCAGTTAAAACAGTATAAAACGTATAATTTTGAAATTGTTGGGATTCTTGGTGTAAATATGTCTCCAACGTGTGGTGTTGAAACTACTTGGGCTGACGACCAAGAAGTAGCCGGTAATGGTATTTTTATCAAAACATTAAAAGAAGAATTAGCTAAGGAAAATATACAAATTAATTTCACTGGCATAATACCTCCTCAAATAGAGGATTCAGTAAAGCGAGTAAAATCTTTTCTCAATGAATAA
- a CDS encoding Ppx/GppA phosphatase family protein — protein sequence MSKIVATVDLGSNSFHMLISEIKPDGEVVTLSKQKQKVQLRAGLNNNLTISKDAQERAIECLGVFAQEIQKYKVEHVKAVGTYTLRKAKNNIKGFKKKLDKALGTKIKIISGPEEARLVYVGARDNHDAKQKTLVIDIGGGSTELVIGRGDKILIARSLDMGCVGMQKDHFSNEKLDFANFYAATDRAREILLPILRKYKKVGWSSVLGSSGTITSVVGVCQETTGGSTITKDFLNDLITMMMDKREVEHIRFEGLREDRESVLAGGVAILYAIFDCLGISEMKLSNGAVREGMLYELVKRKYKIVID from the coding sequence ATGTCAAAGATAGTCGCAACGGTAGATTTAGGTTCAAATAGTTTTCATATGTTGATAAGTGAAATCAAGCCTGATGGTGAGGTTGTTACATTATCAAAACAAAAGCAAAAAGTTCAGCTAAGAGCAGGTCTTAATAATAACTTAACAATTAGTAAAGATGCTCAAGAAAGAGCTATTGAGTGCTTGGGGGTTTTTGCTCAAGAAATTCAAAAATATAAAGTTGAGCATGTAAAAGCAGTAGGTACATATACTCTTAGAAAGGCTAAAAATAATATAAAAGGTTTTAAAAAGAAATTAGATAAAGCCTTAGGGACTAAAATTAAGATTATTTCTGGTCCGGAAGAGGCACGTCTGGTGTATGTTGGGGCTAGAGATAATCATGATGCAAAGCAAAAAACATTAGTTATAGATATCGGAGGAGGTTCCACCGAGCTTGTAATTGGAAGAGGTGATAAGATATTAATTGCTCGTAGTTTAGATATGGGCTGTGTAGGTATGCAAAAAGATCACTTTAGTAATGAGAAGCTTGATTTTGCTAACTTTTACGCAGCTACTGATAGGGCTAGAGAAATTCTCTTACCTATTTTGCGCAAGTACAAAAAAGTTGGTTGGAGTAGTGTATTAGGCTCTTCTGGGACAATTACATCAGTTGTTGGTGTTTGCCAAGAAACTACAGGAGGCTCTACTATTACTAAGGATTTTCTTAATGATTTGATTACAATGATGATGGATAAACGAGAGGTTGAGCATATTCGTTTTGAGGGCTTGAGAGAAGATAGAGAGAGCGTTTTGGCTGGTGGTGTGGCGATTTTGTATGCTATTTTTGACTGTCTTGGAATTTCTGAAATGAAGTTGTCTAATGGTGCTGTGCGTGAAGGTATGCTTTATGAGCTTGTTAAGCGTAAGTACAAGATTGTTATAGATTAG
- a CDS encoding TDT family transporter, with product MSTDKQIELQKEMGPNWFASVMGTGIIANAAVGLPLIGKSLTGFATIIWLIAFAMLIFMTIFKSYQTITKPQIIKRQFNDPVMSQFFGAPPMAFLTIAGGTLLLGPNLFGQQLALDIAWPLFWIGTISGIITAVVIPYRLFTYNEVHADAAFGGWLMPVVPPMVSATIGSMFLKYMQHGEAQQTLLYGMYACFGLSLIASLIIITLIWNRLAHSGTSGSARVPTLWIILGPLGQSITAAGCLGTAAVFTVSEPIATGMNVMAILYGVPVWGFAMLWFFIATLLTLRALQRKMPFALTWWAFTFPVGTCVTGTTQLSLHTGLTFFQFAAISSFVVLLFAWTTAAVGTIRGVKNGKLLHNPTSVVHIKAKKK from the coding sequence ATGTCTACAGATAAACAAATTGAGTTACAAAAAGAAATGGGGCCCAACTGGTTTGCCTCAGTAATGGGTACTGGCATTATTGCAAATGCTGCTGTCGGACTACCTCTTATTGGGAAGAGTTTAACAGGTTTTGCAACTATTATTTGGCTTATTGCATTTGCTATGCTTATCTTTATGACTATTTTTAAAAGTTACCAAACAATAACTAAACCACAAATTATCAAACGTCAATTCAATGATCCAGTAATGTCGCAATTTTTTGGTGCTCCCCCTATGGCTTTTTTGACCATAGCTGGTGGTACATTGCTACTAGGACCTAACCTTTTTGGTCAACAGTTAGCTCTAGATATTGCATGGCCACTTTTTTGGATTGGTACTATTAGTGGTATTATTACTGCTGTTGTTATCCCATATCGTTTATTTACATACAATGAGGTACATGCAGATGCTGCATTTGGTGGCTGGCTAATGCCTGTTGTCCCACCAATGGTATCGGCAACTATTGGCTCAATGTTCCTTAAATATATGCAACATGGCGAAGCACAGCAAACATTGCTCTATGGTATGTATGCTTGCTTTGGTCTTAGTCTGATAGCTTCACTTATTATTATAACTCTAATTTGGAATCGCTTAGCTCACTCTGGCACTTCAGGTAGTGCAAGAGTCCCGACATTATGGATTATACTAGGTCCATTAGGTCAATCAATTACAGCTGCAGGATGTTTGGGTACTGCAGCTGTGTTTACAGTTAGTGAGCCTATTGCGACAGGTATGAATGTCATGGCTATTCTTTATGGTGTACCAGTTTGGGGGTTTGCTATGCTGTGGTTCTTCATAGCTACTTTGCTTACCTTAAGAGCATTACAAAGAAAAATGCCATTTGCATTAACATGGTGGGCATTTACATTCCCGGTTGGTACATGTGTTACAGGTACTACACAACTATCTCTACATACAGGTTTAACCTTCTTTCAGTTTGCAGCAATAAGTTCTTTTGTTGTTCTATTATTTGCATGGACTACAGCGGCTGTAGGCACAATTAGAGGCGTAAAAAACGGTAAATTACTCCACAATCCGACTTCTGTTGTTCATATCAAAGCGAAGAAGAAATAA
- a CDS encoding mechanosensitive ion channel family protein has protein sequence MSLGYLQANTLNKDGQLNQKISQINLFAESIYNSKESNNEQTLSYQRSKLLKDRSFISKHIAELNTRLERVDSILRFIDGKYQNEQFSEFINERVENNKYLNVKLKEYTRKRALILNELVLLKEVHLNIENALKHISSIRTYLRNQFRFEKNNVLWKPQAWYFAFHTFWDNITQVIKDIVFFLILLGMYFFSKTVFSLDKCLFQNPKLKTKKKLFKATRKLNGIYFLLFSAVLYPLVVLGIGHLFRYLEIISSDTYYVMTIVSQVVGIYAFLIFILENFAQIYISKLLKTLFIIAYSTFGMIMYIFRSNLVSFTRGSLTSILSREEALILVFFFMLVMLIPIVCIFIKLGKVTTSNKSDIRVVHLVKYFMLGTLLFSILMMTLGGYPNFGMSAGFDMYQILYGSLYIYVFYKVSVIIVDMLMCNKTRVVVIRSLAETAVGGVKRAGVRYWIKNLIFILSIVMFLIILPLCLNIQSERLEDIWNTFFYEGGDILGLQLIPLITLMKSILVIIVAFFIYRFIILVANKRVFPYTNMDLGTREAILSIIKYIFVVIAIFLFIKSLGISNTAITFIISGLSVGLGFAMQDLVKNFFAGLVMLIERPVKIGDWVNVNNEIGVVKKISIRATEVLTFDNNSLIVPNNVMITNVVSNETLDPTSRLVLPLRISYAQNPQRVIEVCKQVVELEKRIFKTPAPEFLLTSYDEYSMEIAVRAYCLRTVKIYLLSDLRLKILDALKDNNIRIEYPKLDIYVKDADK, from the coding sequence ATGAGTTTAGGGTATCTTCAAGCAAATACGCTTAACAAAGATGGACAGCTAAATCAAAAAATATCACAGATTAATTTATTTGCAGAGTCTATTTATAACTCCAAAGAATCTAACAATGAGCAAACACTATCGTATCAAAGAAGTAAGCTTCTTAAAGACAGATCTTTTATAAGTAAGCATATTGCTGAACTAAATACTCGACTTGAAAGAGTTGATAGTATTCTGAGATTTATTGATGGCAAATATCAAAATGAGCAGTTTTCGGAGTTTATAAATGAGAGAGTTGAAAATAACAAATACCTAAATGTTAAGCTAAAAGAGTATACTCGAAAGAGGGCGTTGATATTAAACGAGCTAGTACTTTTGAAAGAGGTACATCTGAACATAGAAAATGCCCTAAAACATATATCAAGTATAAGAACATATTTGCGCAATCAATTTAGGTTTGAAAAGAATAATGTTCTTTGGAAGCCACAAGCATGGTATTTTGCATTTCATACATTCTGGGATAATATTACTCAAGTAATTAAAGATATTGTGTTTTTCCTTATTCTATTAGGAATGTATTTTTTTTCAAAGACAGTTTTCTCTCTCGATAAGTGTTTGTTTCAGAACCCTAAATTGAAGACAAAAAAGAAACTATTTAAGGCAACTCGTAAGCTTAATGGTATTTATTTCTTACTTTTTAGTGCAGTGTTGTATCCGTTGGTTGTTCTTGGTATAGGGCATTTATTTAGGTATTTAGAAATAATTTCATCGGATACTTATTATGTTATGACCATAGTATCCCAAGTTGTTGGTATTTATGCTTTTTTGATATTTATTTTAGAAAATTTTGCACAGATCTACATATCTAAGTTATTAAAGACTTTGTTTATAATTGCTTATTCTACTTTTGGTATGATTATGTACATATTCAGATCAAACTTAGTCAGCTTTACAAGAGGTAGCTTGACGTCAATACTCTCTAGAGAGGAGGCATTAATTTTGGTCTTCTTTTTTATGTTGGTAATGTTGATACCAATAGTATGTATTTTTATAAAACTAGGTAAGGTTACAACTTCTAATAAGTCAGATATAAGAGTGGTACATTTAGTTAAATACTTCATGTTGGGAACATTGTTGTTTAGTATCTTAATGATGACTCTTGGAGGTTATCCAAATTTTGGGATGTCTGCAGGGTTTGATATGTATCAGATTTTATATGGATCATTGTATATTTATGTTTTTTATAAAGTTTCTGTAATTATTGTTGATATGTTGATGTGTAATAAAACTAGAGTAGTAGTTATTCGTAGTCTTGCTGAGACAGCTGTCGGCGGGGTTAAGCGAGCTGGAGTAAGGTATTGGATAAAAAATTTAATATTTATTCTCTCTATAGTAATGTTTTTGATTATTTTGCCTTTATGTTTAAATATCCAGTCTGAGAGATTAGAAGATATATGGAATACTTTTTTTTATGAAGGTGGTGATATTTTAGGATTACAATTAATTCCACTTATTACACTAATGAAGTCAATATTAGTCATTATAGTTGCATTTTTTATCTATAGGTTTATTATTCTAGTCGCTAATAAAAGAGTATTTCCATATACAAACATGGACCTGGGGACTCGTGAAGCAATTTTATCGATTATTAAATACATTTTTGTAGTTATTGCAATTTTCTTGTTTATTAAGTCTTTAGGAATAAGTAATACAGCTATTACATTTATTATTTCTGGTTTGTCAGTTGGTCTCGGTTTTGCCATGCAAGATTTAGTTAAAAATTTCTTTGCAGGCTTAGTTATGCTTATCGAAAGACCTGTAAAAATAGGCGACTGGGTTAATGTTAATAATGAGATTGGAGTTGTTAAAAAAATTAGTATTAGAGCAACAGAGGTTTTGACTTTTGATAATAATTCATTGATAGTTCCTAATAATGTCATGATAACTAATGTGGTTTCTAATGAGACATTAGATCCTACATCTAGATTAGTCTTACCTTTAAGAATTTCTTATGCTCAAAACCCCCAAAGAGTTATAGAAGTTTGTAAACAAGTTGTGGAATTAGAAAAAAGAATATTTAAAACCCCAGCTCCTGAATTTTTACTAACCAGCTATGATGAGTATAGTATGGAGATAGCAGTTAGAGCATATTGTCTTAGAACTGTGAAGATATATTTATTGAGTGATTTGAGGCTTAAGATCCTAGATGCTTTAAAAGACAACAATATAAGGATTGAGTATCCTAAGCTTGATATATACGTAAAAGATGCTGATAAATAA
- a CDS encoding TatD family hydrolase, with product MIIDSHCHLNYLKLENISLEQVINNAKSAGVEKIVSIAVAWDEIADIERITENFNNIYHSVGVHPSELDTYQPTVDDIIARSLHDKCVAIGETGLDYYYNGSDTREAQVEKFVNHMQAANEVNKPVIIHTRSAKQDTLDILKSENVEKCGGILHCFTEDYDMARKAIDMGMYISFSGILTFKNAKDIQETAKRLPLDRILIETDAPYLTPVPLRGKPNYPEYVKYVAQFLADLKEISYDVVAKQTYKNTCEIFKF from the coding sequence ATGATAATAGATTCGCATTGTCATCTAAATTATTTGAAACTAGAAAACATAAGCCTCGAGCAGGTTATTAATAATGCAAAAAGTGCTGGTGTTGAAAAAATTGTTTCAATAGCTGTTGCATGGGATGAAATTGCTGATATAGAGAGAATTACAGAAAATTTTAATAATATTTACCATTCTGTAGGAGTTCATCCTAGTGAGCTTGATACATATCAGCCAACTGTGGATGATATAATAGCGCGCTCGCTACATGATAAATGTGTTGCTATCGGTGAGACTGGTTTAGACTACTACTATAATGGTAGTGACACTAGAGAAGCTCAAGTAGAAAAGTTTGTAAATCACATGCAAGCAGCAAATGAAGTAAATAAACCAGTCATAATACATACTAGATCTGCAAAACAAGATACCTTGGATATACTAAAAAGCGAAAACGTAGAGAAATGTGGAGGTATACTGCATTGTTTTACGGAAGATTATGATATGGCTAGAAAAGCTATTGATATGGGTATGTATATATCATTTTCTGGTATCTTAACCTTCAAAAATGCAAAGGATATTCAAGAAACTGCCAAAAGGTTGCCACTAGATAGAATATTGATTGAAACGGATGCACCTTATCTAACCCCAGTACCTTTGCGCGGTAAACCAAACTATCCAGAGTATGTTAAATATGTGGCTCAGTTTTTGGCGGATCTTAAAGAAATATCTTATGATGTGGTTGCTAAGCAAACCTACAAAAATACCTGTGAGATTTTTAAATTTTAG
- a CDS encoding DNA-directed RNA polymerase subunit alpha — protein MALENLLHPTNIKIDEYAKNATKFSFEALERGVGYTLGYALKQTMLYSIYGACVTSVKINDGKITSLEDVIPCDETVADIILNVKALPVTLADDIESGTITFELSGSEEEVFSEEAKLSEGLTITEEVFICSYNGGKKLKIEAKVEKGVGYRQAEENFKDGEFFLDATFSPVSFCEYEIKDARVGRRTDLDKLELNIKTNGNINCEEALRLAATKIQNQLRNIVDVEEINKGIFVEDPTKDINPVLLKHVEELNLTARSSNCLKAVNIRLIGELVQKTENELLKAPNFGKKSLTEIKDKLSELGLSLGTMIDNWPEDL, from the coding sequence ATGGCATTGGAAAATTTACTACATCCTACTAATATTAAAATTGATGAATATGCAAAAAATGCTACTAAGTTTTCTTTTGAGGCTCTAGAAAGAGGCGTTGGTTATACACTTGGTTATGCGCTTAAACAGACTATGCTGTATTCTATCTATGGTGCATGTGTTACTAGTGTGAAAATTAATGATGGTAAGATTACTTCTCTTGAGGATGTAATTCCTTGTGATGAGACTGTTGCAGATATCATTTTGAATGTGAAAGCTTTACCTGTGACTTTAGCAGATGATATTGAGTCTGGAACTATTACTTTTGAATTATCAGGTTCAGAAGAAGAAGTTTTTTCAGAAGAGGCTAAACTATCTGAAGGTTTAACAATTACAGAAGAAGTATTTATATGTAGCTATAATGGTGGCAAGAAACTCAAGATTGAAGCTAAAGTAGAGAAAGGTGTTGGCTATAGACAAGCTGAAGAAAACTTCAAGGATGGAGAATTTTTTCTGGATGCCACTTTTTCTCCGGTATCTTTCTGTGAGTATGAGATTAAAGATGCTCGTGTAGGTAGACGTACAGATTTGGATAAGCTTGAGCTTAATATTAAGACAAATGGTAATATTAACTGTGAAGAAGCTCTAAGACTAGCAGCAACAAAAATTCAAAATCAATTGAGAAATATAGTTGATGTTGAAGAAATAAACAAAGGGATTTTTGTAGAAGATCCTACTAAAGATATAAACCCTGTTTTACTGAAGCATGTTGAGGAGTTAAACCTTACTGCTAGATCTTCAAACTGCCTAAAAGCAGTTAATATTAGATTAATCGGTGAACTTGTGCAAAAAACAGAAAATGAGCTTCTTAAAGCACCAAACTTTGGTAAGAAGTCATTGACAGAGATCAAAGACAAATTGTCTGAACTTGGTTTATCTTTAGGTACAATGATTGATAATTGGCCTGAAGATCTGTAA
- a CDS encoding cupin domain-containing protein → MKKDSDELNLYNIDPIISEKEVFIDLFKDNSIHIEKIVSYGQVTPIDEPYIQSHDEWVVVLKGMAKLRLDNNDYILDEGEHLFIPKNTKHWVTYTENPTVWLALHLLIQ, encoded by the coding sequence ATGAAAAAAGATAGTGATGAACTTAATTTGTATAATATTGACCCCATAATCTCTGAAAAAGAGGTTTTTATAGATCTCTTTAAAGATAATAGTATTCACATAGAAAAGATTGTATCTTATGGACAGGTTACGCCTATAGATGAACCGTATATCCAGAGTCATGATGAGTGGGTTGTTGTTCTTAAGGGTATGGCAAAGCTTAGGTTAGATAATAATGATTATATTTTGGATGAAGGAGAGCATTTATTTATCCCTAAAAATACTAAGCATTGGGTTACATATACAGAAAATCCGACCGTTTGGCTCGCGTTACATTTATTAATACAATAG
- a CDS encoding AAA family ATPase: protein MKYVPLAARLRPQSIEEVIGQEHILSKNGSLRKILAGDGVCSLILCGKPGVGKTTLAKIIASSKQLEFFELSAVDSGVKDVKKLIADNQHLGSFVLFLDEIHRFNKSQQDLLLPYVESGKIILIGATTENPTYYLNNALVSRVFILRLKRLSISDTRKLIQRAITKDESLAKHSFEIDDDLYNAIHNYSEGDCRKILNLLERMFLISDRTSNIHLDSDLFDQAVGEASRDFHREGKEFYEQLSAFHKSVRGTDPDAAIFWLSVMLDNGADPLVIARRMLCIASEDIGNADPQALRVAIDAWNAYEKLGMPEGRLVLSQAAIYLTVAPKSNACYKALADAQQIVKSLGNIEVPQHLKNYKDSNYLYPHNYPNAYVVQQYLPKNISQAFYNPTNAGFESKIKMKLESINKIKKL from the coding sequence ATGAAGTATGTTCCATTGGCAGCTCGATTAAGACCTCAGAGTATTGAGGAGGTGATAGGTCAGGAGCATATATTATCAAAAAATGGATCATTAAGAAAAATTTTGGCTGGAGATGGGGTTTGCTCGCTGATACTATGTGGAAAACCAGGTGTTGGTAAAACTACCTTAGCTAAAATTATAGCTAGTTCTAAACAGTTAGAGTTTTTTGAGCTATCTGCAGTTGATTCTGGTGTTAAAGATGTTAAAAAATTAATCGCAGATAATCAACATTTAGGTAGTTTTGTATTATTTTTAGATGAAATTCATCGATTTAATAAATCACAGCAGGATTTACTTTTACCTTATGTTGAGTCTGGCAAAATTATTTTAATTGGAGCAACTACTGAAAATCCAACATATTACTTAAATAATGCTCTAGTTTCGCGAGTATTTATTTTACGATTGAAAAGGCTGAGTATCTCAGATACCCGTAAGCTTATTCAAAGAGCTATAACTAAGGATGAATCATTGGCAAAACATTCTTTTGAAATTGATGATGATTTATACAATGCTATACACAACTATAGTGAAGGTGATTGTCGTAAAATTTTAAATTTGCTTGAGAGGATGTTTTTGATTAGTGATAGAACTAGCAATATTCATCTTGATAGCGATCTTTTTGATCAAGCAGTAGGCGAGGCATCAAGAGATTTTCACCGTGAGGGTAAAGAGTTCTATGAGCAACTATCAGCCTTTCACAAGTCTGTCAGAGGTACTGATCCTGATGCGGCTATATTTTGGCTGAGTGTAATGTTAGATAATGGGGCTGATCCTCTAGTTATCGCAAGAAGAATGCTCTGTATAGCATCTGAAGATATCGGTAATGCTGATCCTCAAGCTTTGAGAGTCGCCATAGATGCTTGGAATGCTTATGAAAAGTTAGGTATGCCAGAGGGGAGGTTGGTTTTGTCGCAGGCAGCTATATATTTAACAGTGGCACCCAAAAGTAATGCTTGCTACAAGGCGCTAGCAGATGCCCAACAGATTGTTAAAAGTTTGGGCAATATTGAAGTTCCTCAGCATCTAAAGAACTACAAAGATAGTAACTACTTATATCCACATAATTATCCGAACGCCTATGTGGTGCAGCAATACTTGCCAAAAAATATTAGTCAAGCTTTTTATAATCCTACGAATGCTGGTTTTGAATCTAAGATAAAAATGAAGCTAGAGAGCATAAACAAAATCAAGAAGTTATAA
- the trxA gene encoding thioredoxin: protein MSKCIDILDSQFESEVLNSDTPVLLDFWAPWCGPCKMLSPILEQVAEHYGDKVKVCKINIDDNEETAMKFGVRGVPTLMVFKDGENKETKVGVVQKTQLISIVDKYL from the coding sequence ATGTCAAAATGTATCGATATATTAGATAGCCAGTTCGAAAGCGAAGTATTAAATAGTGATACTCCAGTATTATTAGATTTTTGGGCTCCTTGGTGTGGTCCTTGTAAGATGCTTTCTCCAATATTAGAACAAGTTGCCGAGCATTATGGCGACAAAGTTAAAGTATGCAAAATAAATATCGATGACAACGAAGAAACAGCAATGAAATTCGGTGTGCGTGGTGTACCAACTCTTATGGTTTTCAAAGATGGCGAAAATAAAGAAACTAAAGTTGGTGTAGTACAAAAAACTCAATTAATCTCAATCGTAGACAAATATCTATAA
- a CDS encoding MFS transporter has protein sequence MKKPNFNIVVIAIITIMGMDLIDTTVMNNILPKIAESLHTTPEFLKTGISIYMIVMGMFLPLSSWMAEKISFRYTLMFAASGFGLFSLLSGLAMTDTQLFAFRAIQGLFAAFSAPVAMLAYLKLSENMLEGTASLSNYTLIMAISGQIIGGIFASISPESWRLAFVMQVPFACFAVVAIYKYFPKQISNNQKQRIDFVGLCLLGFSISALFVLSEILLKEIDLSIKIYIAICVVVSISLYAITYKKIRNPIIDLSIFSNKNFTIAFVSNFLCRLTTYWVFFAWPVVLYHLSHLNTIYISIMSVCLMIGTIFSKKIAKHIVYFYGYRICMVLGLLGVSSVMLLSILFDIHYNYIIFCAVAMGYGFVLGLYQTSSNAVMYTVADKNKLDSVNTLKSSGNMISSAFALTIFTITYDLYYRYDISHHWLSRFLNVFTQTYYHVVVTAALAQIILVVWIILRMDNIKENTL, from the coding sequence ATGAAAAAACCTAACTTTAATATTGTAGTAATTGCGATCATAACGATTATGGGTATGGATCTTATTGATACAACTGTTATGAATAATATCTTACCTAAGATAGCGGAAAGCCTTCACACTACACCTGAATTTCTAAAGACGGGTATTAGTATTTATATGATCGTTATGGGTATGTTTCTGCCTCTTAGTTCATGGATGGCTGAGAAGATTAGCTTTAGATATACATTAATGTTTGCAGCATCTGGTTTTGGATTATTTTCATTGCTATCTGGATTAGCGATGACTGATACTCAGCTTTTTGCATTCAGAGCAATTCAGGGATTATTTGCAGCATTTTCAGCGCCTGTAGCAATGCTTGCTTACTTAAAGCTTTCGGAGAATATGCTTGAGGGAACGGCTTCATTATCTAACTATACTTTGATAATGGCTATATCTGGACAGATTATAGGAGGTATCTTTGCATCTATATCTCCAGAGTCATGGCGTTTGGCATTTGTGATGCAAGTGCCATTTGCCTGCTTTGCAGTTGTAGCTATATACAAATATTTCCCCAAACAAATATCAAATAATCAAAAGCAGAGAATCGACTTTGTTGGTCTTTGTCTGTTAGGCTTTTCAATATCAGCACTTTTTGTACTAAGTGAGATTCTCTTAAAAGAGATTGACTTGTCAATTAAGATATATATTGCGATATGTGTAGTTGTATCGATATCTTTATATGCGATTACATACAAAAAAATTAGAAATCCAATAATTGATTTAAGTATCTTTAGTAATAAAAATTTTACGATAGCCTTTGTTTCAAATTTTTTGTGTAGACTAACAACTTACTGGGTGTTTTTTGCTTGGCCTGTTGTCTTATATCATCTTAGCCACTTGAATACTATATACATATCTATTATGTCCGTATGTTTGATGATTGGTACTATTTTTTCTAAAAAAATTGCTAAACATATAGTTTATTTCTATGGTTATAGAATATGTATGGTGTTAGGTTTGCTAGGTGTATCTTCAGTGATGTTACTCTCAATTTTGTTTGATATTCACTATAATTATATTATATTCTGTGCAGTCGCTATGGGGTATGGATTTGTGTTAGGTTTATATCAGACATCATCAAATGCAGTAATGTATACTGTAGCGGATAAAAATAAGTTAGATAGTGTCAATACACTCAAAAGTTCAGGAAATATGATTTCATCGGCATTTGCCCTAACTATATTTACTATAACTTATGACTTATATTATAGATATGATATTAGTCATCATTGGTTAAGTAGATTCCTAAATGTCTTTACGCAAACATATTATCATGTGGTTGTTACAGCAGCATTAGCTCAGATTATTTTAGTAGTATGGATAATTTTGAGAATGGATAATATAAAGGAGAATACACTTTGA